One Candidatus Poribacteria bacterium DNA window includes the following coding sequences:
- a CDS encoding HAD-IA family hydrolase — protein sequence MPIQTIIFDFDYTLVDSARGTIDGVNYAFEKMGLPIASDAAVRRAIGLSLPDILTRLAGDAYVKRVDEFTHLFLQRADETMVALAEFYAEVPQTVKALQGLGIHLAIVSQKLRRYIQLILEKENLLEAFEVIVGGRDAPYKPDPEGLLSAVAQTGSIPENCLYVGDSVTDAETARRAEIAFVAVLSGVTPRTAFESYDVYAILEDVSRLLSLESVRRLQ from the coding sequence ATGCCAATCCAAACTATTATCTTCGATTTTGACTATACATTGGTAGACTCGGCGCGAGGCACAATTGACGGTGTCAATTACGCGTTTGAAAAAATGGGTTTGCCAATTGCTTCCGATGCCGCTGTGCGTCGGGCAATCGGTTTGTCGCTACCGGATATACTGACAAGGTTAGCAGGAGACGCATACGTCAAGCGTGTTGATGAATTTACCCATCTGTTTCTCCAACGCGCGGATGAGACCATGGTTGCATTGGCGGAGTTTTACGCAGAGGTGCCACAGACGGTGAAGGCATTGCAGGGGCTCGGTATCCACCTCGCTATCGTTTCTCAGAAATTGCGTCGCTACATCCAACTGATTCTTGAGAAAGAAAATCTACTGGAGGCGTTTGAAGTCATCGTTGGGGGTAGGGACGCACCGTATAAGCCGGATCCCGAAGGATTACTATCGGCGGTTGCACAAACAGGGAGTATTCCCGAAAACTGTCTCTACGTCGGGGATAGTGTGACGGATGCTGAAACTGCGCGACGTGCTGAAATTGCGTTTGTTGCTGTGCTTTCGGGTGTCACGCCACGAACGGCTTTTGAAAGTTACGACGTTTATGCGATACTTGAAGATGTGTCCAGGTTGCTGAGTTTAGAATCGGTGAGGAGATTACAATAG
- a CDS encoding phytanoyl-CoA dioxygenase family protein: protein MSDLQLQQYLFDVQGYLVVENVLTPEEVAALNQCIDKQQLPTPGKVQRFGSAPEGPGFLQWGKPFCDLLDHSKIMPILQFRLGDCFRLDRIYGMYMQEGMPRGRLHADYGATSPTARANPGEYYSFRDNEIHNGFVVVTWNLTDAGPEHGGFCCVPGSHKSNFKLPRQIDDAPEDAPCVIIPKVPAGSAILFTEALTHGTAAWNGKHQRRSLLYKYCVSHIAWKSQRMIPPEGIELTERQKILFREPGDPYRHFPSLFDAA, encoded by the coding sequence ATGAGTGATTTACAGTTACAACAATACCTCTTTGACGTGCAAGGTTACCTCGTCGTTGAGAATGTCCTGACCCCAGAAGAGGTTGCGGCACTCAATCAATGTATTGACAAGCAACAACTTCCTACACCGGGAAAGGTCCAAAGGTTTGGAAGTGCCCCAGAGGGTCCAGGTTTTCTGCAGTGGGGAAAACCGTTTTGCGATTTACTCGACCATTCCAAGATTATGCCGATACTTCAATTCCGCCTGGGTGATTGCTTTCGGCTTGACCGAATTTACGGGATGTACATGCAGGAAGGGATGCCACGCGGACGACTGCACGCAGATTATGGTGCGACCTCTCCAACAGCAAGAGCAAATCCAGGGGAATACTACTCCTTCCGAGATAACGAAATCCATAACGGGTTCGTTGTGGTGACGTGGAACCTCACCGATGCCGGACCAGAGCATGGTGGATTCTGCTGTGTTCCGGGCAGCCATAAAAGCAATTTTAAACTGCCACGACAGATAGATGATGCCCCCGAAGATGCACCGTGTGTCATCATCCCAAAGGTACCAGCAGGTTCAGCGATCCTGTTTACTGAAGCACTGACACACGGCACAGCCGCATGGAACGGCAAGCATCAACGCAGATCTCTGTTGTACAAGTATTGTGTTTCACACATTGCGTGGAAATCCCAGCGCATGATCCCACCGGAAGGTATAGAACTCACAGAACGTCAGAAGATTCTCTTCCGTGAACCTGGCGACCCATACCGTCACTTCCCATCGCTGTTTGACGCAGCATAG
- a CDS encoding cob(I)yrinic acid a,c-diamide adenosyltransferase produces the protein MKIYTKFGDSGETALYGGTRLGKDEPRIEAIGTVDELNAYIGYAQTLVEDVDLSELMARVQNHLFDVGADLATPATHTKATEFRIPAGFTTEMETAIDTLSAELPPLTNFILPGGCTAGATLHIARVVCRRSERCAVRLAGEEEVNPEIIRSLNRLSDLLFVLARTVNFRAQTPEPIWKSQSNA, from the coding sequence ATGAAAATCTATACTAAATTTGGCGATTCTGGAGAGACGGCGCTTTACGGTGGAACGCGGTTAGGGAAAGATGAACCGCGCATTGAGGCAATCGGCACCGTTGACGAACTGAACGCCTACATCGGTTATGCGCAGACGTTGGTTGAGGACGTTGATCTTTCTGAACTCATGGCGCGGGTCCAGAATCACCTCTTCGATGTCGGTGCAGATTTAGCAACGCCAGCAACACATACGAAAGCCACCGAGTTCCGCATACCGGCAGGTTTCACCACAGAGATGGAGACCGCAATAGATACACTCTCTGCGGAACTTCCACCACTGACGAATTTTATTCTGCCGGGCGGTTGCACCGCCGGTGCTACTTTACACATCGCGCGCGTGGTGTGCCGGCGAAGTGAACGGTGTGCCGTGCGTCTGGCAGGCGAAGAAGAAGTCAACCCGGAGATAATCCGGAGTTTGAACAGGCTTTCGGATCTCCTTTTTGTTCTTGCTCGAACAGTGAATTTTCGTGCACAAACGCCAGAGCCGATTTGGAAATCACAATCAAACGCTTGA
- a CDS encoding aldo/keto reductase, translating into MEKRILGRTGLEVSVLGMGGLFVSSAGGRNRADGRNAIRRALELGVNYVDTAPSYGNSEEVVGEALDGVLQPHYLSTKIGGRPQPFDPKNKHLLRQSVEESLRLLKRDTIDILMVHEPDRPGQYDWWTSHETFDGPVCEVLAELKEEGIVRFTGLGGTTAHQLPAIMATGVYDVVLAAQNYSLLWREAAISIFPEAERQNMGIVIGAPLQQGALSRRHAEIETGAWWLSRPRQEQFKALYRFLDEVGLSLPEAGIRMVISNPAISTVLVGARSVEEVEQNVRAVEAGPLPSAVLERLQEIAGMVPFRPFEEPHSLAFGREWSGPGYAR; encoded by the coding sequence ATGGAAAAACGAATCCTCGGACGGACAGGACTTGAAGTGAGTGTTTTAGGAATGGGCGGACTCTTTGTCTCATCAGCTGGCGGTAGAAATCGCGCTGACGGGCGTAACGCTATCCGTCGAGCCTTGGAACTTGGTGTCAACTATGTTGATACCGCACCGAGTTACGGTAACAGTGAAGAGGTCGTCGGAGAGGCTTTGGATGGCGTGCTGCAACCCCACTATCTTTCCACGAAAATCGGTGGTAGACCGCAACCCTTTGATCCCAAGAATAAACACCTCTTGCGTCAGTCGGTGGAAGAGAGTCTACGTCTGCTAAAAAGGGATACGATCGATATTTTGATGGTGCATGAACCCGATCGTCCCGGACAATACGATTGGTGGACAAGCCACGAGACATTTGATGGACCCGTCTGTGAGGTGTTAGCCGAGCTCAAAGAGGAGGGAATTGTCCGTTTCACGGGATTAGGTGGCACAACCGCACATCAACTCCCCGCAATTATGGCAACAGGGGTCTACGATGTCGTGCTGGCAGCGCAAAACTACAGTCTGCTCTGGCGTGAGGCGGCAATCTCAATTTTTCCAGAAGCGGAACGACAGAATATGGGGATTGTCATCGGTGCTCCGTTGCAACAGGGCGCATTGTCACGCCGTCACGCCGAAATAGAAACGGGGGCATGGTGGCTGAGCCGTCCGCGTCAGGAGCAGTTCAAAGCACTCTACCGGTTTTTGGATGAAGTCGGACTCTCGCTTCCAGAGGCAGGTATCCGCATGGTTATATCCAATCCCGCTATTTCTACGGTGTTGGTGGGGGCGAGATCTGTGGAAGAGGTTGAACAGAATGTGCGTGCCGTTGAAGCCGGTCCGTTGCCTTCGGCGGTATTAGAACGACTTCAGGAGATCGCGGGTATGGTGCCGTTCCGACCCTTTGAGGAGCCCCATAGTTTGGCGTTTGGTAGGGAATGGAGCGGTCCAGGGTACGCACGGTGA
- a CDS encoding alpha-keto acid decarboxylase family protein: MNMQRCSGGEYSMQNGQSTIGEYLLKKLQDYGVDHIFGIPGDYVVQFFDLIEKGPIQHIGTTREDTAGFAADAYARIKGMGATCVTYGVGGLSMINAVTAAYAEKSPLVVISGSPGIKERREGALLHHKGRDFYTQQRIYDEITVASALLDEPFTAFNEIDRVLDAVYRQKRPGYIELPRDMVSIQGQVYQRPSTVGHRSAPETLNAALANAIGFINQSENPIILAGADLHRFGYQNKLLRLTEEKQIPVVTTLLGKSVMPEAHPLYLGIYGGGMSRDEVSMLVETSDCVIILGAFMTDVNLGIYTAKLERSRCLYATSDRIAVGYSTYEDITFGDFIDGLRSPKLQERGDIDLEWIMEVPEPFKIAPDQPLTMHRLFQQLNLLLRENMTIIPDVGDSLWAAADLRLPERTEFISLAYYTSMGFAIPAAIGAQLGKPTSRPLVVVGDGAFQMTGTELSTTIRYGLNPIVLILNNQGYGTVRPFIEGSFNDIENWDYTRVPELFGTGRAFAVRTEGEFDTAMNAALAETQHFVLIEAALGKSDMSPALIRLAEQVSKQL; this comes from the coding sequence ATGAACATGCAGCGCTGCTCTGGCGGAGAATATTCAATGCAAAATGGGCAATCTACTATCGGTGAATATCTTCTGAAGAAACTGCAAGATTACGGGGTTGACCACATCTTCGGCATCCCGGGTGATTATGTAGTGCAGTTCTTCGATCTGATTGAGAAGGGTCCGATTCAACACATCGGCACGACACGAGAAGATACGGCAGGATTTGCGGCAGATGCATATGCTCGCATAAAGGGCATGGGGGCTACCTGTGTGACGTACGGTGTTGGTGGATTATCCATGATTAACGCTGTCACCGCTGCATACGCTGAAAAGTCACCTCTCGTTGTGATTAGCGGGAGCCCAGGAATAAAAGAGCGCCGTGAGGGGGCACTCTTACACCATAAAGGTAGAGATTTTTATACACAACAACGTATCTATGACGAGATCACCGTTGCATCAGCACTCCTCGACGAACCTTTTACCGCCTTTAACGAGATAGACAGAGTGTTGGATGCAGTCTATCGGCAGAAACGTCCAGGTTACATTGAACTGCCACGGGATATGGTCAGTATACAGGGGCAGGTCTACCAACGTCCCTCAACGGTCGGGCACCGCAGTGCCCCGGAAACGTTGAATGCCGCATTAGCGAATGCAATTGGGTTCATAAATCAGAGTGAGAATCCCATCATTTTAGCGGGGGCGGACCTCCACAGATTCGGCTACCAAAACAAATTACTGCGGCTTACCGAAGAAAAACAGATCCCCGTGGTGACAACACTGTTGGGCAAATCAGTAATGCCAGAAGCACATCCGCTTTACTTGGGTATCTATGGCGGCGGGATGAGTAGAGATGAAGTCTCCATGCTTGTTGAAACTTCCGATTGCGTTATTATTCTTGGGGCCTTCATGACGGATGTCAATCTTGGCATTTACACGGCAAAACTTGAGCGAAGTCGCTGTTTATACGCAACCTCGGATAGAATTGCCGTCGGCTACTCCACTTATGAAGATATCACATTTGGAGATTTTATCGATGGATTACGTTCTCCAAAACTTCAGGAACGCGGGGACATAGACTTGGAATGGATCATGGAAGTACCAGAACCTTTTAAGATAGCACCTGACCAGCCGCTTACAATGCATCGCCTGTTCCAACAACTGAATCTACTTCTACGCGAGAACATGACGATTATCCCGGATGTTGGTGACAGTCTCTGGGCTGCTGCGGACTTGCGGCTCCCTGAACGCACCGAGTTTATTAGCCTTGCCTACTATACCTCAATGGGATTTGCAATCCCTGCCGCAATTGGAGCACAACTGGGTAAACCCACGTCCCGTCCACTTGTTGTTGTAGGGGATGGGGCATTCCAAATGACTGGCACCGAGTTGTCGACGACTATCCGCTATGGGCTCAATCCTATCGTTTTGATCTTAAACAACCAGGGATATGGCACCGTTCGCCCGTTCATTGAAGGGTCCTTTAACGATATAGAGAATTGGGACTATACTCGGGTACCAGAACTGTTCGGCACAGGGCGTGCGTTTGCTGTCCGTACCGAAGGCGAATTTGACACCGCTATGAACGCTGCACTGGCTGAGACGCAACATTTTGTCCTAATTGAGGCAGCACTTGGGAAATCGGACATGTCGCCTGCCCTGATTCGGTTGGCAGAGCAAGTCTCTAAGCAACTATAA
- a CDS encoding T9SS type A sorting domain-containing protein, with protein sequence MVAFTLIDGVFTTYDFPGSQNTYFYAFGNNGLAAGYYEDSEGLLHGVILEDGELREYNFPGAVETEIYGYSDSREVLTGNFIDASGVRRGFSGDITVEVPGATATYADFVTGAGAVTGSYIDAEGLYYPYLRTPNGTFVFHNYLEPSNLEYSFVHGITDTRIIVTRAKAVGDIPRSYVGTSQQGVSELEFPGSVSTEGWNINQDGSVVGHYDSPDGRRHGFIARPTAETAAKFRDIAYPPPPEFNYIYESIDVLGVEFLELTASSDFEGYAGNTKSADGKKIVGFTLIDGVFTTYDFPGSQNTYFYAFGNNGLAAGHYEDSEGLYHGVILEDGELRHYDFPGAVETEIYGYSDSTGKLTGSFIDASGVRRGFSGDTIVEVPGATATYADFVNAAGSIVGSYVDAEGLYHAYALPSTGRFIILDYLEPSSLEYFFLHGINDSEGSGVFVVARAKAVGDLPRSYVGSYRYGLHELKFPGSVSTEGWNINQDGSVVGHYDSPDGRRHGFIARLDTKAAHDRFRNAYTVTLSKGLNMLSVPLASPTPMTAKNLVALTGATTIIAFDAPNQRFIAWTPSAPDDGFPIEGGQGYIVNVPETRNFAFVGAPWTDPTEAAAAAPATATQMPQAAWAFVVDGHLKGKPAFDGYNVIVRNLRTESIITTPVQGSYFAVATADLTRRSVVQVGDVIELRLIGPNGNAELQPLSFKVTPEDLANAVLSVNLDGIGQPTQNLLLQNYPNPFNPETWIPYQLSEDNLVSISIYDTTGRLIRTLSLGFQSAGFYNSQGRAAYWDGRNALGERVASGIYFYQLTTLSFQQTRRLVIVK encoded by the coding sequence ATGGTCGCCTTTACACTTATTGATGGCGTTTTTACGACGTATGACTTCCCCGGTTCACAGAACACCTACTTTTATGCGTTTGGCAATAATGGGTTAGCCGCAGGATACTACGAGGACAGCGAGGGTCTCCTCCACGGGGTCATCTTAGAGGATGGCGAACTTCGGGAATACAACTTCCCCGGTGCTGTCGAAACGGAGATATACGGTTACAGTGATTCGAGGGAGGTATTGACGGGTAATTTTATAGATGCGTCTGGTGTTCGCCGCGGCTTCTCAGGAGACATCACCGTTGAGGTACCCGGGGCAACAGCGACTTATGCCGATTTTGTGACTGGGGCAGGTGCTGTCACAGGAAGTTACATAGATGCTGAAGGTCTATATTATCCTTATCTGCGTACCCCAAATGGCACGTTTGTATTTCACAACTATCTGGAACCCTCTAATCTGGAATACTCTTTTGTGCACGGCATCACGGATACAAGAATTATCGTCACTCGAGCCAAAGCCGTGGGGGACATCCCGCGCTCCTATGTCGGCACATCCCAGCAGGGCGTATCTGAATTAGAGTTTCCGGGCAGCGTTAGCACGGAGGGCTGGAATATCAATCAGGACGGTTCTGTCGTCGGACACTATGACTCACCCGATGGACGTAGACATGGGTTTATCGCCAGACCCACCGCGGAAACTGCTGCAAAATTTAGAGATATAGCGTATCCCCCACCACCCGAATTCAACTACATTTATGAGAGTATTGATGTGCTAGGTGTAGAGTTTTTAGAGTTGACGGCGAGTAGCGACTTTGAGGGGTACGCCGGAAACACCAAGAGTGCTGATGGTAAAAAGATCGTCGGATTTACACTCATAGACGGTGTTTTTACGACGTATGACTTCCCCGGTTCACAGAACACTTACTTCTATGCGTTTGGCAATAATGGGTTAGCCGCGGGACACTACGAAGATAGTGAGGGTCTTTACCATGGTGTTATCTTAGAAGATGGTGAGTTGCGGCACTATGATTTTCCGGGTGCCGTCGAAACAGAAATATACGGTTACAGCGATTCGACAGGGAAACTGACGGGGAGTTTTATAGATGCGTCTGGTGTGCGTCGCGGCTTCTCAGGAGACACCATCGTTGAGGTACCTGGGGCAACAGCGACTTATGCCGATTTTGTGAATGCAGCAGGTTCTATCGTAGGCAGCTACGTAGATGCTGAAGGTCTCTATCATGCATACGCACTTCCCTCGACTGGCAGGTTTATAATTCTGGACTATTTGGAACCATCGAGTCTGGAATACTTTTTTCTCCACGGTATTAACGATTCCGAGGGAAGCGGTGTGTTTGTGGTTGCTCGAGCCAAAGCTGTGGGGGACCTCCCGCGCTCCTATGTCGGCTCATACCGGTATGGACTCCATGAGTTGAAGTTTCCGGGTAGTGTCAGCACAGAGGGTTGGAATATCAATCAGGATGGTTCTGTCGTCGGACACTATGACTCACCCGATGGACGCAGACACGGGTTCATCGCCAGGCTCGACACCAAGGCAGCGCACGACCGTTTTCGTAACGCTTACACTGTCACGCTGTCTAAAGGGTTAAACATGCTTTCTGTGCCATTGGCATCCCCAACCCCTATGACGGCTAAGAACCTTGTTGCACTGACAGGGGCAACAACGATCATAGCGTTCGATGCCCCTAATCAGCGTTTTATCGCGTGGACACCAAGCGCCCCCGATGACGGTTTTCCAATTGAAGGTGGACAAGGCTATATCGTCAATGTCCCAGAAACTCGCAACTTTGCCTTCGTCGGCGCACCGTGGACAGATCCAACCGAGGCTGCCGCAGCAGCACCCGCCACAGCCACACAGATGCCGCAAGCAGCGTGGGCGTTCGTTGTTGATGGCCACTTGAAAGGTAAACCCGCGTTTGACGGGTACAACGTCATCGTTCGGAACTTGAGAACAGAGAGTATCATAACTACCCCAGTGCAAGGGAGTTATTTCGCCGTGGCAACTGCCGATCTGACGCGACGGAGCGTCGTCCAAGTCGGTGACGTGATTGAATTGCGTCTCATCGGTCCAAATGGAAATGCTGAGTTACAACCCCTCAGCTTCAAAGTGACACCCGAGGACTTGGCAAATGCGGTCTTGTCTGTCAATCTTGATGGCATCGGTCAACCGACCCAGAACCTCCTCTTACAGAACTACCCGAATCCGTTTAACCCGGAGACGTGGATTCCATATCAACTCTCCGAAGACAATCTTGTATCGATATCTATTTATGATACAACAGGTAGGTTGATTCGCACACTTTCGCTCGGTTTTCAATCCGCAGGCTTCTATAACAGTCAGGGGCGTGCGGCGTATTGGGATGGACGGAATGCCCTTGGAGAACGCGTTGCGAGTGGTATCTATTTCTACCAGTTGACAACCCTCTCCTTTCAGCAGACACGACGACTCGTCATTGTAAAGTAG
- a CDS encoding Ldh family oxidoreductase, with protein sequence MVESRGKRVPNFTQNQLQKITTDIFEAGGVPSDEAEIIGELLVASNLAGHDSHGVIRIPQYIGLIDSGLIQPGAPMHTERESTSHALLNGNWGFGHVIAQKAMSLAIEKAKSSTISAISVYNCNHIGRIGSYPLMAAEAGMVGITMVNAGGTALYVAPFGGSDGRLATNPLAIATPTRNGHPILLDITSSVVAQGKIRVAFNRGEPVPLGWLINSEGEPTQDPRDLMESPQGALLPLGGIAGHKGYALGLMIDILGGALSGAGCSGSGNTRLQNGVLMIVLDIANFTALDDFYEHVDGLVAHVKASPTAPGFDEILAPGEIEARQTERRQREGIPIDDETWRQIQETAMEVGLSELKF encoded by the coding sequence ATAGTTGAAAGCAGAGGTAAGCGCGTGCCAAATTTCACGCAGAACCAACTACAGAAAATCACAACTGACATTTTTGAAGCCGGAGGTGTCCCAAGCGATGAAGCAGAGATTATCGGGGAACTGCTCGTTGCTTCAAATCTTGCAGGGCATGATTCCCACGGGGTTATCCGAATTCCACAGTATATTGGACTCATCGATTCTGGGCTGATTCAGCCGGGAGCACCGATGCACACTGAACGTGAGTCGACCTCGCACGCACTCCTCAACGGCAATTGGGGCTTTGGACACGTCATCGCACAGAAAGCCATGTCCCTCGCGATTGAGAAGGCGAAGTCAAGCACAATCAGTGCAATCAGCGTCTACAACTGTAATCACATCGGACGTATCGGGAGTTATCCACTGATGGCGGCAGAAGCCGGTATGGTAGGCATCACGATGGTGAACGCGGGTGGAACTGCGCTCTACGTTGCTCCGTTCGGTGGCAGCGATGGACGGCTGGCAACGAATCCGCTCGCGATTGCTACACCGACCCGCAATGGACATCCGATTCTGCTTGACATCACAAGTAGCGTCGTTGCGCAAGGCAAGATTCGCGTGGCGTTTAATCGTGGGGAGCCCGTCCCGCTCGGTTGGCTGATTAACAGCGAAGGCGAACCGACACAAGATCCGCGAGACTTGATGGAATCTCCGCAGGGCGCGCTGTTGCCGCTCGGTGGAATTGCTGGGCACAAGGGATACGCCCTCGGTCTGATGATTGACATTTTAGGGGGTGCGTTGTCGGGTGCCGGTTGTAGTGGATCCGGAAACACCCGTCTCCAGAACGGTGTCCTGATGATTGTGTTGGATATTGCTAATTTTACGGCACTTGATGACTTTTATGAGCACGTTGACGGACTCGTCGCCCACGTGAAAGCCTCTCCCACCGCACCGGGATTCGATGAAATCCTGGCTCCGGGAGAAATCGAGGCACGCCAAACAGAACGCCGTCAGCGCGAAGGCATCCCTATTGATGACGAGACCTGGCGACAGATCCAAGAAACGGCAATGGAAGTTGGTCTATCCGAACTTAAGTTTTGA